The Dokdonia donghaensis DSW-1 DNA window ATGGGGACGAGCACTCAAAAAGACCGCGGTAAAGGACACCTTAGTTTTAAATAAAAAAGTAGATAATGAAAAGATAGATACCTCAGAAAAGGCATTTGCAAAAGCAGTCCAGCTGGACTCAACACATCAAAAGGCAATGTTTGAACTTGCAAAGTATCACTTGGGTCATAAAAACTATCCAGAGGTAGAGGTGATCTGTAAAAAAGCACTTGAAAGCGAGCCAGAAAATATTGAGATTATAGGCGTGCTGGCTCAAAGTTACTATTACAAAGGCTGGTGGATAGAGGCAATAGATCTTTTTAACCAGTTGCTCGATATGGGAGTAGATACCTTATTTGTGAGAAATAAACTAGGGCGTGCCTATTATGAGAAAAGAATGTATCCAGAGGCTATAGAGGCTTATGAAGAAGTACTCGCTTATGATGACGAAGATTGGGGTACACTTATCACTCTTGCCAGATTATATAACTTTAACCGTGAGTATAACAAGGCTATAAACTATGCTATTAAAGCGCTCAAGTATAAAAATTTACCGCTTGATGATGTTTATTTTACATTAGGTAGAGCATATGAGTTTAAGAAGGAATTTCCTAAAGCAATGAAGCACTATCAGCTAGCAGTAAAAGAGGATCCTTATAACTTTGACGCCTTATATGCCATTGCAGTAGCTGCAGATAATTATTATGAGGATAAGGAAGAGGTGCTCAAACTTTATGAGAAGTTTGTGGCAAATTTTGAAAACGTAAAAAGACCACCATATTTAAAAAGAGTAGCCGATGATAGAATTGTGATTCTGAAAAGAGAAATTTTTGAGGGACAAGAGAAGAAAGAGTAGGCCAGCGATGGCCGCTTTTTGGAGCGGTTTAAATATTGTATTTTCGAGCTACGTATGAAATGGTTTTTACATCGTGGCTTATTGATAATCACAGCAGTAGTTGTGATGACTTCGTGCGACCAGATTGAAACCAAAAAAATATCTTCTTCGCAGTACCTTTCTGAGAGTTGGAAGGCAATAGATCTACATAGAGTAGATGGGTATCCCACTTTTGATACCTGTGCTACATTGCCAGAAGGGGAGCCGCTTAAGGCTTGTTTTCAAGAGACGGTTACAAAGACCTTTTACGAGTCATTTGGAAAACATACCATCGTAGTGCAACGCGCTCTAGACGACACCATATTTGTAGACTTTGTAGTAAACGAAAAAGGGAAGTACTGCATAGACACCCTTAAAATCACTCAAGAAATCCGTACAGAAATCCCTCGCCTAGAACAGTGGATACACGAAGCCGCAAGACAATTACCAGAAGCAAAACCTGCAACTAAAGAAGGCGTACCCGTAAAGACACGATTTAAAATCCCTGTGGTTTTAAAGGTGGAGTAGTAGTAAGGCACGACAAACTATTTCTTGTAGTTGCGACCTTTCCATTGATACCCAGTAGTAAGCGATCTTAGGGCTATGTAGGTGCTAATAAAAGGGTAGCAAACCATCACAACTGGATACCATTTTAAATATCTTTTTCGGTTGTAAAAAGAAGCTTCGGAAGCAATGAGGATAACATCAACGACTAGTTTTATGAACAACCCCATTATGATGATGGATTGGGTTTCCGCTTTCGCGAAAGCGTAATAAAAAACTCCCACAACACTTAAAAGATTAACACCCAAAACAAGAATCCCCATTAGTTTTGAAAACCAAAAGGTATAAGCGCTAGACTTTGCCGCCCAGCGTGTGCGCTGTGCTATAAATTTCTTCCACTGCTTTTGAGGCTGTGTGGATATAATCGCATCTGGAGAGCGTAAATAGCTTATCCTCTTTTTAAACTTCTCTTGAAATTTCTCGAGTAAAAAATGATCATCTCCACTAGCGATATGATTATTATTTGAAAAGCCTTGAACGGCTGTAAAGGCTTCTTTGTCATAAGCGAGATTTGCTCCGTTACATAAAAAAGGAAGGCCAAAATAAAAGCTTCCGGCGGTTGCGCCCATAAGACTTAAAAAGTCCAATTGCTCATAGGCAGTTATAAACGAAGGCTGAACCGTGGTGCCAATGGCAACAGGCATAATCACCATAAGTGGTGATTGTTGCAAGATGATAGCGTTTAGTGTGTTGAGCCAGTTTGCGGGCACGGTACAGTCGGCATCTGTGGTCACAATCCACTGGTGTTTACTGGTGTGGATGGCGGTCTGGAGTGCATCTTTTTTTGGCGATGCAGAGGTGCGCACATTGTCTATAACATCAATATTTGTGAGCGCATAACGGGATATACACTTATTTATGACCTCAAGAGAGTTATCTGTAGAGGCGTCATTTACTAAGATGATTTCCCAGCTGTCTTTTGGGTAGTTAACTCTGGCTAGTGATTCCAGCAAATTAGCAAGATGCGCTTCTTCATTTCTAAAGGGTACAATAACGGTAAATGTGGTAGTTGCAGTGTCACAAGTTTGTGAGAACGTACCAGCGCGTTTAATCTTAAGCGCAAACCCGAGAATGATAATTCCATAGAGCAAGAAAATAGAAAGCAGTACCCAGATCATTATACTGTCTTTATGGTGCTAATAGGCTTTTGGACTAGTAAAAAGTAGGCGCCAGGTAATAGCGGTACTACTACATTGAGCAGCCACATTAAAAGCACCGTACTTAGTACAATCTCTTCGGGTATAGTAAACCAGCCAAAAATAAGAACAGCCACACCACCACGCACGACAACATCTAGTAGCTGCATCACAGGTATGAGCGAGCTCACAAGGTAGGTAGCACAAATGCACGCCATTACAAAAGGATAACTTGTGGTAGCACCTAGCACGTAGAGAATGAGGTAAAACTGATGTGCAAAAATGATATATCGTATAAAGGAAAACAGGCGTACCTTCTTTTTGATGGGTGCTGCAATAGATTTCCAGTACTTCTTGATTTTATACCAAGGATTTCCTTTGAGTGTCCAGTGTACACTTCGTAGTATTTTAGGGAGTATCTGGTATAATACGAGCGCCATAAATATGCTCAAACTCCAAAAGAATATCGCTGTCCCACTTGTAAAAAAGGCAATAATCCCTAAGCCTATGCTCCCAAAAATAAGCGTTGCCAGCAGCTGGTACATATTGCCTATAAAGTTTAAGAAGAGTATCTGCTTGCGTTGCTCTTTTGGATAATAGAGAGCCTTTGCACCATAGTCCCCAGCTTTTGCAGGAGTTACAAACCCT harbors:
- a CDS encoding tetratricopeptide repeat protein, producing MKKLFIVILIGMISKVGAQAPALAVPDSLYATGEYTKAIAQYEKIQEPTARIWLQIARAYKGKGAKTAALNFYKKSLGLNDKQPIAATEYGRLLLTKSKFKEADSVFSILSTRYPTNAEYHYQWGRALKKTAVKDTLVLNKKVDNEKIDTSEKAFAKAVQLDSTHQKAMFELAKYHLGHKNYPEVEVICKKALESEPENIEIIGVLAQSYYYKGWWIEAIDLFNQLLDMGVDTLFVRNKLGRAYYEKRMYPEAIEAYEEVLAYDDEDWGTLITLARLYNFNREYNKAINYAIKALKYKNLPLDDVYFTLGRAYEFKKEFPKAMKHYQLAVKEDPYNFDALYAIAVAADNYYEDKEEVLKLYEKFVANFENVKRPPYLKRVADDRIVILKREIFEGQEKKE
- a CDS encoding glycosyltransferase, giving the protein MIWVLLSIFLLYGIIILGFALKIKRAGTFSQTCDTATTTFTVIVPFRNEEAHLANLLESLARVNYPKDSWEIILVNDASTDNSLEVINKCISRYALTNIDVIDNVRTSASPKKDALQTAIHTSKHQWIVTTDADCTVPANWLNTLNAIILQQSPLMVIMPVAIGTTVQPSFITAYEQLDFLSLMGATAGSFYFGLPFLCNGANLAYDKEAFTAVQGFSNNNHIASGDDHFLLEKFQEKFKKRISYLRSPDAIISTQPQKQWKKFIAQRTRWAAKSSAYTFWFSKLMGILVLGVNLLSVVGVFYYAFAKAETQSIIIMGLFIKLVVDVILIASEASFYNRKRYLKWYPVVMVCYPFISTYIALRSLTTGYQWKGRNYKK
- a CDS encoding lysylphosphatidylglycerol synthase domain-containing protein, giving the protein MPRLSHKATQLLWATLKILIVLLAGYFIYDKLDRGDLRSLQFQLSEINTSSLYLYIIIILLFTVANWFFEIKKWQTLVSIYRLVRFRESAIQTLTAHLVGFVTPAKAGDYGAKALYYPKEQRKQILFLNFIGNMYQLLATLIFGSIGLGIIAFFTSGTAIFFWSLSIFMALVLYQILPKILRSVHWTLKGNPWYKIKKYWKSIAAPIKKKVRLFSFIRYIIFAHQFYLILYVLGATTSYPFVMACICATYLVSSLIPVMQLLDVVVRGGVAVLIFGWFTIPEEIVLSTVLLMWLLNVVVPLLPGAYFLLVQKPISTIKTV